One genomic segment of Theobroma cacao cultivar B97-61/B2 chromosome 6, Criollo_cocoa_genome_V2, whole genome shotgun sequence includes these proteins:
- the LOC18597252 gene encoding tropinone reductase-like 3: MEKMQKKIAKRFEGKVAIVTASTQGIGFGIAERLALEGASVVISSRKQKNVDEAVGKLKANGIQVLGVVCHVSNAQQRKNLINKTVEKYGKIDVIVSNAAVNPVNMPLLQTQESILDKLWETNVKASILLLQDAAPHLQKGSSVIFVSSLGGYQPQPSMAMYGVTKTALLGLTKALAAEMAPDIRVNCVAPGFVPTRFAAYITANETTRKTFEKTTLLNRLGTPEEIAAATAFLASDDASYITGETLIVAGGTPSRL; this comes from the exons aTGGAGAAGATGCAGAAGAAGATAGCGAAAAGATTTGAAGGCAAAGTTGCAATCGTGACTGCTTCGACTCAAGGCATCGGTTTCGGCATCGCCGAGCGGCTTGCTTTGGAAGGTGCCTCCGTCGTCATCTCTTCCCGCAAGCAG AAAAACGTGGATGAGGCAGTTGGAAAGCTTAAAGCTAATGGCATACAGGTTTTGGGGGTCGTTTGTCATGTATCCAATGCGCAGCAAAGGAAGAATCTGATAAACAAGACTGTTGAG AAATATGGAAAAATAGATGTGATTGTATCAAACGCTGCTGTAAATCCAGTTAACATGCCCTTGCTGCAAACCCAAGAATCTATTCTCGACAAGCTATGGGAGACAAACGTCAAAGCATCCATACTTCTTCTGCAG GATGCAGCTCCTCATTTGCAGAAAGGTTCGTCGGTTATATTTGTTTCTTCACTTGGTGGATATCAACCGCAGCCTTCCATGGCAATGTATGGCGTTACCAAGACAGCCCTTCTTGGCCTGACCAAG GCTCTCGCTGCTGAGATGGCCCCTGATATTCGTGTAAATTGTGTTGCCCCTGGTTTCGTACCCACCCGCTTTGCAGCATACATCACAGCAAACGAGACCACA AGGAAGACCTTTGAGAAGACTACCTTACTTAACAGGCTTGGCACTCCGGAAGAAATAGCTGCTGCAACTGCTTTCTTGGCTTCGGATGATGCATCTTATATTACAGGAGAAACTTTGATTGTTGCAGGAGGAACCCCCTCTAGACTGTAG
- the LOC18597251 gene encoding EH domain-containing protein 2 isoform X2: protein MEASPIPIGSCSKEHQKIYRDWFNVADSDGDGRVTGNDATKFFSMSKLSRQELKQIWAIADSKRQGFLGLTEFIVAMQLVSLAQAGNELTSDVLKSSVDAENISLPIMEGLDALAVSKDSTTNGEPEMNGTTHPQVPTSAKWFTSKSARKTPASAVTSIIDGLKRLYIEKLKPLEVTYRFNDFVSPFLTNSDFDAKPMVMLLGQYSTGKTTFIKHLLQCDYPGAHIGPEPTTDRFVVVMNGPDERSIPGNTIAVHADLPFGGLTTFGGAFLSKFECSQMPHPLLDQITFVDTPGVLSGEKQRTQRSYDFTGVISWFAAKCDLILLLFDPHKLDISDEFKRVISSLRGNDDKIRVVLNKAHQVDTQQLMRVYGALMWSLGKVLNTPEVVRVYIGSFNDKLLNEAAIGPLGQDLFEKEQDDLLKDLIDIPRKACDRRINEFVKRARAAKIHAYIISHLKKEMPAMMGKAKAQQRLIDNLEDEFGKVQRDFHLPAGDFPSVEHYREVLNGYSIDRFEKLKPKMIQAVDDMLGYEIPELLKIFRNPYE, encoded by the exons atggaggcaagtccAATCCCGATCGGATCGTGTTCCAAAGAGCACCAGAAGATCTACAGAGATTGGTTCAATGTCGCCGATTCAG ATGGAGATGGACGTGTTACTGGAAATGATGCTACAAAGTTCTTCTCCATGTCTAAACTTTCTCGTCAAGAACTCAAGCAG ATTTGGGCGATTGCGGATTCTAAACGACAAGGATTTCTAGGATTGACAGAGTTCATCGTTGCTATGCAG CTGGTTTCTTTGGCACAAGCAGGAAATGAACTAACCTCTGATGTTCTTAAAAGTTCAG TTGATGCAGAGAATATTAGTCTTCCTATAATGGAAGGTTTGGATGCCTTAGCAGTG AGCAAGGATTCGACAACCAATGGGGAGCCTGAAATGAATG GAACTACTCATCCCCAAGTTCCAACATCTGCTAAATGGTTTACTTCAAAGTCTGCAAGAAAG ACCCCTGCAAGCGCAGTTACCTCAATTATTGATGGCTTGAAGAGACTTTACATTGAAAAGCTAAAGCCATTGGAAGTTACCTATCGATTTAATGATTTTGTGTCTCCTTTCTTG ACAAACAGTGACTTTGATGCTAAACCAATGGTTATGCTTTTGGGTCAGTATTCAACTGGGAAAACTACATTTATAAAGCATTTGTTGCAATGTGATTACCCAG GAGCTCATATAGGACCAGAGCCTACAACTGATAGATTTGTGGTTGTAATG AATGGACCTGACGAAAGAAGTATACCTGGGAACACTATTGCTGTTCATGCAGACCTGCCATTTGGTGGCTTGACAACGTTTGGAGGAGCGTTTTTATCAAAGTTTGAGTGTTCTCAAATGCCACATCCA TTGTTAGATCAAATAACATTTGTTGACACTCCTGGAGTTCTATCtggagaaaaacaaagaacacAACGAAGTTATGATTTCACCGGTGTTATATCATGGTTTGCAGCTAAATGTGATCTCATCCTTCTGCTGTTTGACCCGCACAAATTAGACATAAGTGATGAATTTAAACGAGTAATTTCATCTTTACGTGGTAATGATGACAAGATACGCGTTGTCCTGAATAAAGCACACCAAGTTGATACCCAACAA CTAATGAGAGTTTATGGAGCTTTGATGTGGTCACTGGGAAAAGTTCTGAATACTCCAGAGGTTGTGCGTGTTTACATCGG CTCTTTCAATGATAAGCTCCTTAATGAAGCTGCCATTGGTCCACTGGGGCAAGATCTTTTCGAGAAAGAACAAGATGACCTTCTCAAGGACTTGATAGACATTCCAAGAAAGGCTTGTGATCGTCGG ATCAATGAATTCGTGAAGCGTGCTAGAGCTGCAAAAATCCATGCTTATATAATTAGCCATCTCAAGAAGGAGATGCCTGCTATGATGGGCAAAGCTAAAGCTCAACAACGACTTATCGATAATCTTGAAGACGAATTCGGGAAG GTGCAACGAGACTTCCATCTGCCGGCCGGCGATTTCCCAAGCGTGGAGCACTACAGGGAGGTGTTGAATGGTTACAGCATCGATAGATTCGAAAAGTTGAAACCTAAGATGATACAAGCTGTAGATGATATGTTAGGATATGAAATCCCAGAGCTCCTGAAAATCTTCAGGAATCCTTATGAATGA
- the LOC18597251 gene encoding EH domain-containing protein 2 isoform X1 — protein sequence MEASPIPIGSCSKEHQKIYRDWFNVADSDGDGRVTGNDATKFFSMSKLSRQELKQIWAIADSKRQGFLGLTEFIVAMQLVSLAQAGNELTSDVLKSSVDAENISLPIMEGLDALAVKSKDSTTNGEPEMNGTTHPQVPTSAKWFTSKSARKTPASAVTSIIDGLKRLYIEKLKPLEVTYRFNDFVSPFLTNSDFDAKPMVMLLGQYSTGKTTFIKHLLQCDYPGAHIGPEPTTDRFVVVMNGPDERSIPGNTIAVHADLPFGGLTTFGGAFLSKFECSQMPHPLLDQITFVDTPGVLSGEKQRTQRSYDFTGVISWFAAKCDLILLLFDPHKLDISDEFKRVISSLRGNDDKIRVVLNKAHQVDTQQLMRVYGALMWSLGKVLNTPEVVRVYIGSFNDKLLNEAAIGPLGQDLFEKEQDDLLKDLIDIPRKACDRRINEFVKRARAAKIHAYIISHLKKEMPAMMGKAKAQQRLIDNLEDEFGKVQRDFHLPAGDFPSVEHYREVLNGYSIDRFEKLKPKMIQAVDDMLGYEIPELLKIFRNPYE from the exons atggaggcaagtccAATCCCGATCGGATCGTGTTCCAAAGAGCACCAGAAGATCTACAGAGATTGGTTCAATGTCGCCGATTCAG ATGGAGATGGACGTGTTACTGGAAATGATGCTACAAAGTTCTTCTCCATGTCTAAACTTTCTCGTCAAGAACTCAAGCAG ATTTGGGCGATTGCGGATTCTAAACGACAAGGATTTCTAGGATTGACAGAGTTCATCGTTGCTATGCAG CTGGTTTCTTTGGCACAAGCAGGAAATGAACTAACCTCTGATGTTCTTAAAAGTTCAG TTGATGCAGAGAATATTAGTCTTCCTATAATGGAAGGTTTGGATGCCTTAGCAGTG AAGAGCAAGGATTCGACAACCAATGGGGAGCCTGAAATGAATG GAACTACTCATCCCCAAGTTCCAACATCTGCTAAATGGTTTACTTCAAAGTCTGCAAGAAAG ACCCCTGCAAGCGCAGTTACCTCAATTATTGATGGCTTGAAGAGACTTTACATTGAAAAGCTAAAGCCATTGGAAGTTACCTATCGATTTAATGATTTTGTGTCTCCTTTCTTG ACAAACAGTGACTTTGATGCTAAACCAATGGTTATGCTTTTGGGTCAGTATTCAACTGGGAAAACTACATTTATAAAGCATTTGTTGCAATGTGATTACCCAG GAGCTCATATAGGACCAGAGCCTACAACTGATAGATTTGTGGTTGTAATG AATGGACCTGACGAAAGAAGTATACCTGGGAACACTATTGCTGTTCATGCAGACCTGCCATTTGGTGGCTTGACAACGTTTGGAGGAGCGTTTTTATCAAAGTTTGAGTGTTCTCAAATGCCACATCCA TTGTTAGATCAAATAACATTTGTTGACACTCCTGGAGTTCTATCtggagaaaaacaaagaacacAACGAAGTTATGATTTCACCGGTGTTATATCATGGTTTGCAGCTAAATGTGATCTCATCCTTCTGCTGTTTGACCCGCACAAATTAGACATAAGTGATGAATTTAAACGAGTAATTTCATCTTTACGTGGTAATGATGACAAGATACGCGTTGTCCTGAATAAAGCACACCAAGTTGATACCCAACAA CTAATGAGAGTTTATGGAGCTTTGATGTGGTCACTGGGAAAAGTTCTGAATACTCCAGAGGTTGTGCGTGTTTACATCGG CTCTTTCAATGATAAGCTCCTTAATGAAGCTGCCATTGGTCCACTGGGGCAAGATCTTTTCGAGAAAGAACAAGATGACCTTCTCAAGGACTTGATAGACATTCCAAGAAAGGCTTGTGATCGTCGG ATCAATGAATTCGTGAAGCGTGCTAGAGCTGCAAAAATCCATGCTTATATAATTAGCCATCTCAAGAAGGAGATGCCTGCTATGATGGGCAAAGCTAAAGCTCAACAACGACTTATCGATAATCTTGAAGACGAATTCGGGAAG GTGCAACGAGACTTCCATCTGCCGGCCGGCGATTTCCCAAGCGTGGAGCACTACAGGGAGGTGTTGAATGGTTACAGCATCGATAGATTCGAAAAGTTGAAACCTAAGATGATACAAGCTGTAGATGATATGTTAGGATATGAAATCCCAGAGCTCCTGAAAATCTTCAGGAATCCTTATGAATGA